A genome region from Arachidicoccus soli includes the following:
- a CDS encoding LamG-like jellyroll fold domain-containing protein, translating into MKKVFINGKFLLLLMLVVISIAGCTKYPDPAVINETYGADTATAAQRKVLVISIDGATGSEIKTIAPPNITALQQHGKYTYNVHLDPNKNTDAASWATMLNGVSYSHHLISDSSFQLDLNTNGNFEGAIPYFPDFFNFIYQTKGNYKTALISPWSQLVNNFNDADFSYAVMNDAVVKDSAIAILKRESALGAIVLDFNEVEVAGLAGSFSASDAGYKAAILNADGYVGNVMDALRARPNYNKENWLVIVTTNHGGSSANPKPGFAVYSNPSLSEQEVRKIGFNSVQFTGTSTYATLPNTVYNFNNDFTIQLDVLMPAAPNNYPTFFGNKTQLNGGAVPGFSFIIDYGTTWTFNTTSGSKFQVASNRTMVDGTWHTITATFTNNVITTYTDGIYQGKGTIPSGANFNGPDPLAIGNQPSAEGAPGSSIPVNVHNIEIFNIALDSATIRKNICLQDITQHPYYSNLIDFWPCDDAVGISMSNTINLQNNFFIQGGGLWSSMSTNIPCSVVPDAGAVSFTTPSIVASNADVVPNMLYWLQIKQKDVGANIDGSGWLVNFEKEIYGL; encoded by the coding sequence ATGAAAAAAGTTTTTATAAATGGAAAGTTTTTACTGCTGTTGATGCTTGTTGTAATAAGTATTGCCGGTTGTACAAAATACCCAGACCCGGCAGTTATCAATGAAACTTATGGGGCAGATACTGCTACTGCTGCACAGCGGAAAGTATTAGTGATAAGTATTGATGGTGCTACCGGCTCGGAAATAAAAACTATCGCGCCACCTAATATTACCGCCTTACAGCAACACGGAAAATATACATATAATGTGCATTTGGATCCTAATAAAAATACAGATGCTGCATCATGGGCTACCATGCTCAATGGTGTTTCCTATTCTCACCACCTAATTAGTGATAGCAGTTTTCAATTAGATTTAAATACGAATGGAAACTTTGAGGGAGCTATCCCTTATTTCCCGGATTTTTTCAATTTTATCTATCAAACGAAAGGTAATTACAAAACTGCTTTAATTTCTCCTTGGAGCCAATTAGTAAATAATTTCAATGATGCTGATTTTAGCTATGCAGTAATGAATGATGCAGTTGTCAAAGATTCTGCCATTGCTATATTAAAAAGGGAAAGTGCTTTGGGGGCAATCGTTTTGGATTTTAACGAAGTTGAGGTTGCCGGATTGGCGGGGAGTTTTTCCGCATCAGATGCGGGTTATAAGGCCGCTATATTAAATGCGGATGGATATGTTGGCAATGTAATGGATGCGTTAAGGGCGAGGCCTAATTATAATAAAGAAAATTGGTTGGTAATCGTTACCACTAACCATGGCGGTAGTTCTGCCAATCCTAAACCGGGATTTGCTGTTTATTCTAATCCTTCCCTTTCTGAACAAGAAGTAAGAAAGATTGGGTTCAATTCTGTTCAGTTTACCGGAACCAGTACTTATGCGACACTTCCAAATACTGTGTATAATTTTAATAATGACTTTACGATACAACTTGATGTATTGATGCCCGCGGCACCAAATAATTACCCTACATTTTTTGGTAATAAAACGCAATTGAACGGTGGTGCAGTACCTGGGTTCTCTTTTATTATAGATTATGGGACTACTTGGACTTTTAATACTACAAGTGGATCCAAATTCCAAGTTGCTTCAAATAGAACTATGGTAGATGGTACTTGGCATACGATTACGGCTACCTTTACCAATAATGTAATAACTACATATACTGACGGCATATACCAAGGTAAAGGAACGATACCAAGCGGGGCCAATTTTAATGGCCCTGATCCTTTGGCTATTGGTAATCAACCAAGCGCTGAAGGAGCACCCGGTTCTTCTATTCCTGTCAATGTGCACAATATTGAAATTTTCAATATTGCACTTGATTCTGCGACTATTAGGAAGAATATTTGTTTACAAGATATTACTCAGCACCCGTATTATAGCAACCTTATAGATTTTTGGCCTTGCGACGATGCAGTAGGCATATCGATGTCGAATACTATAAATTTACAAAACAACTTTTTTATACAAGGTGGAGGCTTATGGTCATCAATGAGTACAAACATTCCATGTTCTGTAGTGCCTGATGCTGGGGCTGTTTCATTTACAACGCCATCTATTGTTGCTTCTAATGCAGATGTAGTACCCAATATGCTATACTGGTTGCAAATTAAACAAAAAGATGTGGGTGCAAACATTGATGGCTCCGGTTGGTTGGTTAATTTCGAAAAAGAAATTTATGGGCTATAA
- a CDS encoding MotA/TolQ/ExbB proton channel family protein encodes MSILLQVVDTTMHTAQTAQQTVAKISLWGLLGKGGVLMYPLYFLLILAIFMFFERFIAIRKASRIDANFMHMIRDNILSNNISSAKSLARNTDSPVARIIEKGLRRVGKPIDVIEKSMESVGRLELYKMEKNLNILSLIAGIAPMFGFLGTIVGMIELFFEITSTHTFELDTIAGGIYVKMITSGTGLIIGLIAYIMHNYLTTQVDKTANEMEVASTEFIDILQEPTK; translated from the coding sequence ATGAGCATTTTATTACAAGTTGTAGATACTACAATGCATACGGCCCAGACGGCGCAGCAAACCGTGGCCAAAATTTCGCTTTGGGGATTGTTGGGTAAAGGGGGCGTATTGATGTACCCGTTATATTTTCTACTTATCCTTGCCATTTTTATGTTCTTCGAAAGATTTATTGCCATTAGAAAGGCCTCTCGTATCGATGCTAATTTTATGCATATGATTCGCGATAATATTCTTTCTAATAATATTAGTTCTGCTAAAAGCTTAGCACGTAATACCGACAGCCCGGTGGCGCGCATTATTGAAAAAGGGTTAAGGCGCGTAGGCAAACCAATAGATGTAATTGAAAAAAGTATGGAGAGTGTGGGGCGGTTGGAATTGTATAAAATGGAAAAAAACCTCAACATACTTTCGCTTATAGCAGGTATTGCACCTATGTTTGGCTTCTTGGGGACAATCGTTGGGATGATTGAATTATTTTTTGAAATCACGAGTACGCATACTTTTGAGTTAGATACTATCGCCGGCGGTATTTATGTAAAAATGATTACCTCGGGTACAGGTTTAATTATCGGGTTAATCGCATATATTATGCATAATTACCTGACGACACAAGTAGATAAAACTGCAAATGAAATGGAAGTAGCCAGTACAGAGTTTATCGATATTTTGCAAGAACCCACCAAATAA
- the gldE gene encoding gliding motility-associated protein GldE, which produces MFILHTILNNTLVQAVHVDAADSQMATILGVLLLVLFIFSFAISGSQVAFFSFGIKDINLIKTKPQASYKRILDLLEHPQELLYALQIASCFFYLAIIFTFSYLVDHLVITDISFWGLLIIKAIVVFILIFLFGECLPRAYAAQENIRFAKDFGVLTEIVYYFFRRIAASMLFSSNKLEAALFKRDTSAYYNVELNNAISLTHRNASEEEKRILQGVLKFNKITVKQVMKSRLDVCGIDYDMRFDQVVKRICEVKFTRLPVYEKSMDKVVGLLNIKDLLPFIDEKENFDWHKYISTIYFVYEQKMAGELLEEFQEKHLRFAVVVDEFGGTSGIVTMQDIQEEIIGEIKDERDETDLPYKKIDDYNYIFDGKLMINDVCRAMSIPSDTFDVVKGDSDSLAGLVLELAGEIPPLNEAIYCGDFKFSVEEISKNRLQKIRVMIDMED; this is translated from the coding sequence GTGTTTATCCTTCATACAATTCTCAATAATACTTTGGTACAAGCGGTACATGTAGATGCCGCAGATTCTCAAATGGCCACCATTTTGGGAGTTTTGTTGTTGGTTCTTTTTATTTTTTCTTTTGCTATTTCCGGCTCTCAGGTAGCATTCTTTTCTTTCGGTATCAAGGATATTAACCTTATCAAAACCAAGCCACAAGCGTCTTATAAACGTATTCTGGACTTATTGGAACATCCGCAAGAGTTATTGTATGCGCTTCAGATTGCCAGTTGTTTCTTTTATCTGGCGATAATTTTTACTTTTAGTTATTTAGTAGATCATTTAGTCATTACAGATATAAGCTTCTGGGGGCTTTTAATCATCAAGGCAATTGTTGTTTTTATTCTTATATTTTTGTTTGGAGAATGTTTGCCCAGGGCTTATGCCGCTCAAGAAAATATACGTTTTGCTAAAGATTTTGGTGTACTTACAGAAATTGTATATTATTTCTTTAGGAGAATCGCAGCCTCCATGTTGTTTTCTTCGAACAAATTGGAAGCGGCACTTTTTAAAAGAGATACAAGTGCTTATTATAATGTAGAATTAAATAATGCCATTAGTCTTACCCATAGAAATGCATCGGAAGAAGAAAAAAGAATCCTCCAAGGGGTCTTGAAATTTAATAAAATTACTGTAAAGCAAGTAATGAAGTCACGACTGGATGTATGTGGCATCGATTATGATATGCGTTTTGATCAAGTCGTAAAACGAATATGTGAAGTGAAATTTACACGACTGCCTGTATATGAAAAAAGCATGGACAAAGTGGTGGGATTACTCAATATTAAAGACCTTTTACCATTTATAGACGAAAAGGAGAATTTCGATTGGCATAAATATATTTCAACCATTTATTTTGTATATGAACAAAAAATGGCCGGTGAATTATTGGAAGAGTTTCAAGAGAAGCATTTAAGATTTGCAGTGGTTGTTGATGAGTTTGGAGGTACCAGTGGAATCGTAACCATGCAGGATATTCAGGAGGAGATAATAGGAGAAATCAAAGATGAACGGGACGAGACGGACCTGCCCTATAAAAAAATTGACGACTACAACTATATTTTTGATGGTAAATTAATGATTAATGATGTATGTCGTGCCATGAGCATTCCTTCGGACACTTTCGATGTAGTTAAAGGAGATAGCGATTCTTTAGCAGGTCTTGTTTTAGAACTTGCCGGTGAAATACCACCGCTGAACGAGGCTATTTATTGCGGAGATTTTAAGTTCTCGGTAGAAGAAATCAGTAAAAACCGATTGCAAAAAATTAGGGTCATGATAGATATGGAAGATTGA
- a CDS encoding DUF3857 domain-containing protein, whose amino-acid sequence MRKNIRFFIFFLALSITIANAQEKLIKFGKPDPKELELKDCDFDKGAPIYCLADVGTVMYIINTNNVNIETVRRRKFIVFKESGIENADVKIRYQSKDSYEDIGSIKGYVYNKDANGKITVTELSKKDIYNKKIDENYSEVSFAMPNVKVGSVFEYEYKRYRKTYGNIDSWYFQHAYPVKYSAYNLIIPEYFDFKYQICRRQEITVKTNSDANGNWYIMKNIPSLHDEPYMAGANDFLQRVDFNLTTFNPPGEPAVQIGETWDNIVDDYLKYDGLGGQLSKNIRHTEALDTIVNNCNTALEKLKAIYSYIQQNMNWNEDNEIGSHQDGGIKAAWDKKQGSTGEINLLLLNLLRDYKIKAAPLLVSTRDNGSINIMYPNLDAFNATMVFVRLDSTNYILNAADKYNPFDQIPYEVQFTKGLICDKVHSGFINISDISKSLKTTETIVLNIDKSGKISGNGEMGYFDYARNITLKRYNDNKLKSFLSTAKGITLQVDSLAVENVYKQDAPLEVKVDYSGGVHSTGDYLLVPYNLFSGMNSNPFTAENRQTSIDFGFLQSFQITGYINFSDNFSLEGMPKNITMRIPDGSIIIRRIFQKISDNKIGFRLNIDFQRPAYSREEYPTIKAFYKELFKLLDEQIVLKKKNNLTSSN is encoded by the coding sequence ATGAGAAAAAATATACGCTTTTTCATTTTCTTCCTTGCTCTCTCTATCACCATTGCAAATGCGCAGGAAAAACTCATCAAATTTGGCAAACCAGACCCAAAAGAACTTGAATTAAAGGATTGTGATTTTGATAAGGGTGCACCTATATATTGCTTAGCTGATGTAGGGACAGTCATGTATATCATCAATACAAATAATGTAAATATAGAAACTGTTAGACGCAGAAAGTTCATTGTATTTAAGGAATCGGGCATTGAAAATGCTGATGTAAAAATTAGATACCAAAGTAAAGACAGCTATGAAGATATTGGAAGCATAAAAGGATATGTCTATAATAAAGATGCTAATGGGAAAATTACTGTAACAGAATTAAGTAAAAAAGATATTTATAATAAGAAAATAGATGAAAACTATTCTGAAGTAAGTTTTGCTATGCCTAATGTGAAGGTGGGTTCTGTATTTGAATACGAATATAAACGCTATAGAAAGACGTATGGCAATATTGATTCTTGGTATTTTCAGCATGCTTACCCTGTAAAATACAGTGCTTATAATTTAATTATTCCAGAGTACTTTGATTTTAAATATCAAATTTGTCGTAGGCAAGAAATTACGGTAAAGACCAATTCTGATGCTAATGGCAATTGGTATATTATGAAGAATATCCCAAGTCTTCATGATGAACCTTATATGGCTGGCGCAAATGATTTCTTGCAAAGGGTCGATTTTAACCTTACCACATTCAATCCTCCCGGCGAACCAGCTGTTCAAATAGGAGAAACCTGGGACAATATTGTTGATGACTATTTAAAGTATGATGGACTGGGGGGACAATTATCAAAAAATATAAGACACACAGAAGCGTTGGATACCATAGTAAATAATTGCAATACAGCATTAGAGAAATTAAAAGCTATCTATAGCTATATACAACAAAATATGAATTGGAATGAAGACAATGAAATAGGATCACATCAAGATGGAGGCATTAAAGCAGCCTGGGACAAGAAACAAGGAAGTACGGGAGAAATTAACTTATTGCTGTTAAATCTCTTGAGAGATTACAAAATAAAAGCCGCCCCACTACTTGTAAGTACAAGAGACAATGGCTCAATAAATATAATGTATCCTAATTTGGATGCGTTTAATGCAACTATGGTTTTTGTTCGTTTAGATAGTACAAATTATATTTTAAATGCAGCAGATAAATACAATCCATTCGACCAAATCCCTTATGAAGTGCAATTCACAAAAGGATTAATCTGTGATAAAGTACATTCCGGATTCATAAATATTTCCGACATCTCTAAAAGTTTAAAAACAACAGAAACAATTGTTCTCAATATCGACAAATCGGGAAAGATATCGGGAAACGGGGAGATGGGTTATTTTGATTACGCGAGAAATATAACCCTGAAAAGATACAATGACAATAAGTTGAAGTCCTTTCTAAGTACAGCAAAGGGCATCACATTACAAGTAGACTCGCTTGCTGTAGAAAATGTATATAAGCAGGATGCACCCTTGGAGGTAAAAGTAGATTACAGCGGAGGTGTTCACTCTACAGGCGATTACTTACTTGTGCCTTATAACCTTTTCTCCGGCATGAACTCCAACCCTTTTACCGCGGAAAACAGACAAACAAGTATTGACTTTGGGTTTTTACAATCCTTTCAAATTACAGGTTATATCAATTTCTCGGACAATTTCAGCTTAGAAGGAATGCCTAAAAATATTACCATGCGCATTCCTGACGGCAGCATTATTATTAGAAGAATTTTTCAAAAAATATCCGACAATAAAATTGGGTTTAGACTTAATATAGATTTCCAAAGGCCTGCCTATTCAAGAGAAGAATACCCTACTATAAAAGCATTTTATAAGGAATTATTCAAACTATTGGATGAGCAAATTGTCCTGAAGAAGAAGAATAACCTCACCTCCAGCAATTAA
- a CDS encoding M60 family metallopeptidase, translating into MKMCKSKTLLKVSNVVFCLMMMGVLSISSCKKSRFDVPDGYTVDSLKEANINVDTTDTKPDFSFLPQARLFPGLVGVNERRIADTVITMDLNYNDIRNSLRISVVPQPWKPTGLYAPAGEPITITLPLNAVGITAQIGCWTDNLSSTSPRKREPIIFTVKKLFPGENHIRGPFGGQIFLIPEIPLATPITFHVSGACREPDFHLGITDPAKWKQEIMTTSVPWFDFDSKHMAFSLPTKVMVNYLQSHPSLDINAASQAWDDIINYDYDAWEGLSDTAVDKIDQPTNLPWRVVLDIQPSVGYGHNGYPVVATDDNEWFNAAFTGGDTTGNLWGTLHELGHNNQQQQYWDWSTLGETSNNLHSFKRANRMGIQALAVLHPAFTGGAASAQAKALAYVNKTGTKNFDADAAINDPFERMIPFLQIFNKLKSADGTQSGWDFWPFLYRRARHALRPSNNDIDKHDFFYEALCDYTGLDCILFFRAWGINLSGQATTAMSQAHPTPLLQQIWTYDPIAKTGGDVMANSRALWNITSIPANDFQSSGENTGLFSALIDGNPVTYWHSSYGGTNGSRSFPHTLMLDMYSSQLTNGVYFIQRAAGSRNVKSLKVWVGNDVNNLTLITPANATLLQNSNQQNIALPTPQSIRYIKIEFDNAWDGQQFAAMAEIGTY; encoded by the coding sequence ATGAAAATGTGTAAATCAAAAACATTGTTAAAGGTATCCAATGTGGTATTTTGCCTAATGATGATGGGAGTTTTATCTATATCAAGTTGTAAAAAGTCAAGATTTGATGTTCCCGATGGATATACAGTCGATTCACTTAAAGAGGCAAATATTAATGTAGATACGACCGATACTAAACCGGATTTTTCTTTTCTCCCTCAGGCAAGGCTCTTTCCGGGTTTAGTTGGTGTAAACGAAAGACGTATTGCAGACACAGTTATTACAATGGATTTAAACTACAATGATATTAGAAACTCATTGAGAATATCTGTTGTTCCGCAACCATGGAAGCCAACCGGTTTATATGCGCCTGCAGGTGAGCCCATTACGATAACTTTGCCTCTTAATGCAGTGGGGATTACCGCACAAATAGGCTGTTGGACAGATAATTTATCTTCTACGTCTCCGCGGAAACGCGAACCTATTATTTTTACGGTGAAGAAGTTGTTCCCAGGTGAAAACCATATTCGCGGGCCATTTGGTGGTCAAATATTTTTGATTCCAGAAATTCCTTTGGCAACCCCTATTACGTTTCATGTAAGTGGTGCTTGTAGGGAACCGGATTTTCATTTAGGTATAACCGACCCTGCCAAGTGGAAACAGGAAATTATGACCACTTCTGTGCCTTGGTTCGATTTCGATTCTAAACACATGGCCTTTTCGCTTCCTACTAAAGTAATGGTTAATTATTTACAAAGCCATCCCAGCTTAGATATCAATGCGGCTTCACAAGCTTGGGACGATATCATTAATTACGATTATGATGCTTGGGAAGGCCTGTCAGATACGGCTGTAGATAAAATAGACCAACCTACTAATCTGCCTTGGCGCGTAGTTTTGGATATACAACCTTCGGTTGGATATGGCCATAATGGGTATCCTGTAGTAGCAACAGACGATAATGAGTGGTTTAATGCGGCCTTTACTGGTGGTGATACTACCGGTAACCTTTGGGGTACATTACACGAATTGGGGCACAATAACCAGCAGCAACAATATTGGGATTGGTCAACTTTGGGTGAAACTTCGAACAATTTGCATTCTTTTAAGCGTGCCAATAGAATGGGGATTCAAGCGTTAGCTGTTTTACATCCCGCCTTTACTGGTGGTGCAGCGAGCGCACAAGCGAAAGCTTTGGCTTATGTGAATAAAACAGGTACTAAAAACTTTGATGCAGATGCGGCCATAAATGATCCATTTGAAAGGATGATTCCCTTCCTTCAGATTTTCAATAAATTAAAAAGTGCTGACGGCACCCAAAGCGGATGGGATTTTTGGCCATTCTTGTATAGAAGAGCGAGGCATGCTTTAAGACCTTCTAACAATGATATAGACAAACATGATTTCTTTTACGAAGCATTATGCGATTATACCGGGTTAGATTGTATTTTGTTTTTTAGAGCTTGGGGGATTAATTTATCTGGACAGGCTACCACTGCTATGTCTCAAGCTCATCCAACCCCGTTATTGCAACAAATATGGACTTATGATCCCATTGCAAAAACTGGAGGTGATGTGATGGCCAATTCAAGAGCCTTGTGGAACATTACTTCTATTCCAGCCAACGATTTTCAGTCTAGCGGAGAGAATACAGGATTATTCTCGGCTTTGATAGATGGTAACCCTGTTACTTATTGGCACTCTTCTTATGGTGGTACAAATGGAAGCAGAAGTTTTCCTCACACACTTATGCTAGATATGTATAGTTCTCAATTGACGAATGGCGTTTATTTCATACAACGTGCAGCAGGAAGTCGGAATGTAAAAAGTCTGAAAGTTTGGGTGGGAAATGATGTAAATAATTTGACGTTAATTACCCCAGCTAATGCTACTTTATTGCAAAATTCAAATCAACAAAATATTGCACTGCCTACTCCCCAAAGTATTCGGTATATCAAAATAGAGTTTGATAATGCTTGGGATGGACAACAATTTGCTGCAATGGCTGAGATAGGTACTTATTGA
- a CDS encoding glutaminyl-peptide cyclotransferase, whose product MIEKYLSLHKTIAFIFFLAVISCRNNSSPDTAEHIGLNSFDVPLINYSVVNVFPHDTSLFTEGFVFHDGKFFESSGAPNDIPYTNSVVGSEDLQTGSFDKKITIDKTKYFGEGITFLGNKFYQLTWLNHLGFIYDAKSFKQIGTFSFPNEGWGLATDGKYLIMDDSSNHLTYLHPGTYKPVKILSVTRNGMAQDSLNELEFIKGYIYANVWYRNEIVKIDTSTGKIVGKLDLSSIVNDAERNHPGSDVLNGIAYDSVQDKIYVTGKLWPKIYQINFPH is encoded by the coding sequence ATGATAGAAAAATATCTTTCATTACATAAAACAATTGCTTTTATATTTTTTCTTGCAGTGATTAGTTGCAGAAATAATTCTTCGCCAGATACAGCTGAGCATATTGGATTAAATTCTTTTGATGTTCCACTCATCAATTATTCTGTTGTCAATGTTTTTCCGCACGATACAAGTTTGTTTACAGAGGGTTTTGTATTTCATGATGGAAAATTTTTTGAAAGCTCCGGTGCACCCAATGATATCCCCTATACAAATTCAGTTGTAGGATCTGAGGATTTGCAAACGGGAAGTTTTGATAAAAAAATTACAATCGATAAAACGAAATATTTCGGAGAAGGCATTACTTTCTTGGGTAATAAATTTTATCAGCTTACCTGGCTAAATCATCTTGGTTTTATTTACGATGCAAAATCATTTAAGCAGATTGGAACTTTTAGTTTCCCCAATGAGGGCTGGGGTTTGGCAACAGACGGGAAATATTTGATAATGGACGATAGTTCCAACCATTTGACATATCTCCATCCCGGGACTTATAAGCCTGTCAAGATCCTGAGCGTTACACGCAATGGAATGGCACAAGACAGTTTGAATGAATTGGAATTTATCAAAGGATATATTTATGCCAATGTTTGGTATAGAAATGAGATTGTGAAAATTGATACTTCAACAGGGAAAATTGTAGGTAAATTAGATTTAAGCTCTATCGTTAATGATGCAGAAAGGAACCATCCTGGTTCAGATGTTCTAAATGGGATAGCTTATGATTCAGTACAAGATAAAATTTATGTTACGGGCAAGTTGTGGCCCAAAATTTATCAAATTAATTTTCCACATTAG
- a CDS encoding DUF3857 domain-containing protein has translation MASKNKYLYFVFFLIILSINNKSFAQSLKYGTNQIPDSLRNNANSVRREKTKQFIVTGFGTATLNEHEVITVLNSKAKNNLVFMRYSDKFRKLENANIIVYDSNGVKINSYSQKEMSISGYGEGLVDDGRYTYFVVTAVNYPITVELNATTKFKGILRYPYEIFQDKDQSVQSSTTIITLPKSFGFRYKELNGKFQFSRIDQGVNETYKWEVKNLPVKNIEYNAGPAYLYLPIVLYTANKFEMDNNPGDLSSWKNYGRWYYDLTGNANTLSAEDQDFYKNLVQDKNSTLEKAKAIYDYMQENMRYVSIQLGIGGLKPFPASFVNTRKYGDCKALSNYMQAALSAVGIKSYVALTNGGTPFWPIFNSFPMEAFNHVILCIPQQKDSIWLECTSNNTDFGVLGAFTENHQSLLITENGGQLVRAPQTKKDENIKISKNIIHLNEDGSALVNCSFENTGEFKQEAIANLFQQRLQDIKDYFLGNLKFKTGIDSIEVKEGRKHQIPYPVNTNFYYSQYPDFLTGSKFFISSRPYRIFTEDIRQMKNRTQDFYFKYPYTIIDTSVLKYPKGFTVEQLPSGLRESKPFASYMSEYILDTAKNEISVITQFSIKQIIVKNKDYEELESFAEKVYADMRQKLVLDNNAL, from the coding sequence ATGGCAAGCAAAAATAAGTATTTGTATTTTGTGTTTTTCTTAATAATTCTTTCTATCAATAATAAATCCTTTGCACAAAGTTTAAAATATGGCACAAATCAGATTCCTGATTCTTTAAGAAACAATGCCAATTCAGTAAGGCGAGAAAAAACAAAACAATTTATTGTTACAGGTTTTGGTACTGCTACATTAAATGAACACGAAGTCATCACAGTCTTAAATAGCAAGGCTAAAAATAACTTAGTTTTCATGAGATATTCCGATAAGTTCAGAAAACTTGAAAATGCCAATATTATAGTATATGATTCTAACGGAGTCAAAATCAACTCCTATTCACAAAAAGAAATGAGTATTTCCGGTTATGGAGAAGGTTTAGTCGACGACGGGAGATATACTTATTTTGTTGTGACAGCTGTTAATTATCCTATTACTGTAGAATTAAATGCTACTACCAAATTTAAAGGCATTCTGCGTTACCCTTATGAAATATTTCAAGATAAAGACCAATCTGTTCAAAGTTCAACTACGATTATTACCTTACCCAAATCTTTTGGATTTAGATATAAAGAACTTAACGGGAAGTTTCAATTTTCCAGAATTGATCAGGGCGTCAATGAAACTTACAAATGGGAAGTAAAAAATTTACCTGTAAAAAATATTGAATACAATGCAGGCCCTGCTTACTTATATTTACCAATTGTCTTATATACAGCCAATAAATTTGAGATGGATAATAATCCGGGTGATTTGTCTAGTTGGAAAAACTATGGCAGGTGGTATTACGATTTAACCGGAAACGCCAATACACTTTCTGCTGAAGATCAAGACTTTTACAAGAATCTAGTTCAAGATAAAAATTCTACGCTCGAGAAAGCAAAAGCGATCTATGATTATATGCAAGAAAATATGCGATATGTAAGCATTCAACTTGGCATAGGAGGGTTAAAACCTTTCCCTGCATCATTTGTAAACACCAGAAAGTATGGAGACTGTAAAGCATTAAGCAACTACATGCAAGCTGCACTATCTGCAGTCGGCATTAAGAGTTATGTAGCGCTTACTAATGGAGGCACCCCTTTCTGGCCAATATTCAATAGCTTTCCGATGGAAGCGTTTAATCATGTCATTCTCTGTATCCCACAACAAAAAGACAGCATTTGGTTAGAATGTACAAGTAATAATACAGATTTTGGGGTTTTGGGTGCATTTACAGAGAATCATCAATCTTTATTAATCACTGAAAATGGAGGGCAACTTGTTCGCGCTCCTCAAACAAAAAAAGATGAAAACATAAAAATCTCTAAAAATATAATTCATCTAAACGAAGATGGGAGTGCCTTGGTGAATTGCTCTTTTGAAAATACCGGAGAATTTAAACAAGAAGCAATAGCTAATTTATTTCAACAAAGATTGCAGGATATAAAAGACTATTTTTTGGGTAATCTAAAATTTAAGACAGGCATTGATTCTATAGAAGTTAAGGAGGGTAGAAAACATCAAATTCCTTATCCTGTAAATACCAACTTTTATTACAGCCAATATCCCGATTTTTTAACAGGATCTAAATTCTTCATTTCCTCCAGGCCTTATAGAATTTTTACGGAAGATATCAGGCAAATGAAAAACCGTACCCAGGATTTCTATTTTAAGTATCCGTACACTATTATTGACACATCCGTATTAAAGTATCCAAAAGGGTTTACGGTAGAACAATTACCTTCTGGGTTAAGAGAAAGCAAACCCTTTGCAAGCTATATGAGTGAATATATTTTAGATACTGCTAAAAATGAAATTAGCGTAATTACACAGTTTAGTATTAAACAAATAATCGTAAAAAATAAGGATTATGAAGAACTAGAATCTTTCGCAGAAAAAGTATATGCGGATATGCGTCAAAAGCTGGTACTGGATAATAATGCGCTATAA
- a CDS encoding ExbD/TolR family protein yields MNIRRRQKDKPEIYTSSLNDILFILVMFFLIVSTLANPNIVKVNNPKGQKDTKVKQNIVVSIDKDQKIYVGQNEVPNMNVLDTVLLTEVNKMRVTVDTPSVVINADTIAYYGQVFHIMQAAKRAGARVVANVQ; encoded by the coding sequence ATGAATATAAGAAGAAGACAAAAAGACAAGCCGGAAATTTATACCAGTTCCTTGAACGATATTTTGTTCATATTGGTAATGTTTTTCCTGATTGTTTCTACATTGGCCAACCCCAATATTGTAAAAGTCAATAATCCTAAAGGGCAAAAAGATACCAAGGTTAAACAGAATATTGTGGTATCAATTGATAAAGATCAAAAAATTTATGTGGGGCAAAACGAAGTGCCCAATATGAATGTTTTGGATACTGTTTTGCTTACAGAAGTTAATAAAATGCGTGTTACCGTAGATACACCTTCTGTGGTTATCAATGCAGATACCATTGCTTATTATGGCCAGGTTTTCCATATTATGCAAGCCGCCAAGCGTGCAGGAGCACGCGTGGTTGCCAATGTGCAATAG